GATAAAGATTTTCTCATTAAATTACACAATGTAGGACAAAGGAGTTAAAGCAGTGATATATACAGTATGTATCATAGGTGCAGGGAACATTGCTCAGGAGCATTTAGAAGCTTTAAAAAACCTAGAAGAAGTAAGAGCAGTTGCCATAGCTGATAAAGAATATGACAAAGTCAAGCGTGCGAGTTCATTATTTCATGTAAATGGATATACCGATTATAAAGAGATGATTAAGCAAGAATGTCCTGACATTACTATTATTACGTTACCTCATTTTTTGCATAAAGAATCAGCAGTGTTCTGCGCAGAGCAAAAGAGTCATATATTACTTGAAAAACCAATGGCCCTTACCGTTTGGGAATGCAAAGAAATCATCAAAGCAACAGAAAAAAATGGTGTTAAGTTAATGGTAGGTCATACTCAGCACTATTTTATTGAAAATATAGTATCAAGAAAAATCATTCAATCTAGAGAACTTGGTGAATTAGTTCAAATAAATGAATCGAGACACATGCATTATTTCACTCCTGAAAGGCCTAAATGGTTCTTGGAGAAAGAAAAAGCGGGTGGGGGAGTCATGATGAATTTAGGTGCCCACTCTGTTGATAAAATCCTATGGATGACAGACTCATTTATTAGCACTGTTCGCGCTACATTAACTTATCATTCCAAATATGATGTGGATGCTAGTGCATTAGTATGGGCTGAAACATCGACCAATATTCCAATTACGATTTCAATATCAGGGTATAAAGGTGCCAGGCAACATGTCACTGAACTAATTTTCAAAAATGGCATGGTGAAAGTAGAAGTTGGGAAAGGAGTATGGATAGCAAAAGATGACCATTATGAAACATTTCCTTTACCAGAACAACTACCAGTATTTCAAGGACAAATACTTGACTTAGTCGAAGCGATAAAAGGGAAGCAAGATTTGGAGTTAGATGGAGGATATGGTGTTTCTATTGTGCAAGTGCTAGAGTCGATATACCAATCTGATGCTCTTAAAAAGCCTATCCAAGTAAAAAACCAATAGAATCAGTAACAGATTCCATTGGTTTTTGTATGTAAAGATTAAAACGAAGGATAATTAACGCTTTGTATATAAGAGAATAGCTACAATCATTAATCCCATCCCAGCAATTCGTTGCCAATCAAGGGGAATTTGTTTCATTCCAAGCCATCCGAAGTGATCGATTAAAGAGCTCGTAATTAGTTGCGCTGTGATTAGAGTAAATATAGCAGCTCCAACACCAACTCTAGGTACTGCTAATACCATCGTGCTTACATAAAAAGCTCCAAGAAGACCACCAAGTAGTTGCCATTTTGGAACTTGGAATACTTGTAGAAGGTTACCTTTTCCAAAGAACAACATTATCAAGAACAATGCTACTGTACCAACAAGAAAGGAAACAAAGGCTCCCTCGAAAACACCTACTTTTTGGCCTAGACCGCCATTAACGGAGGACTGGACTGAGACGGCAATACCTCCAATAAATATAAGAAGCATCATAACCCATTGCATGTATAGTTCCTCCTATCTAGTTTTCTATCATTATAGAAGTATGCTTGTCTAACATAACGTATTTTTAAAGAAAAGTGTGGTAAAATGCTTGAAAAGGTTTATTCGAGTCTATTAATTGGTTTGGAGTAATACTTGGGAGATGAAAGGGGGGAATGAAAAGATGTTGGAGAATGTTGACCTCACATTACAAATCAGTGATAAAAAACAATATAAAAAGGAACTTAAACAATCACAATTGGAATTACTTAAACTACAAAGGTCATTGATTGATAACCAAATAGGTTGTTTGATCGTATGTGAAGGGTGGGATGCTTCGGGTAAAGGAGGGGCGATAAAAAGATTGACTAGTGGTCTTGATCCCCGTGGATTTGATGTTCATTCCATCGGTGCTCCTTCCATTAATGAGAAAAGACATCACTATTTAAAACGGTTTTGGACTAAAGTACCACCTTATGGAAAAATCACTATCTTTGACCGCTCCTGGTATGGTCGTGTCTTGGTTGAAAGAGTAGAGAATCTGGCTACATCAGCCGAATGGTTCAGAGCATTTCAAGAAATAAATCAATTTGAAAATATGCTTACAGAAGACCGATACGTTGTGGTTAAGCTTTGGTTTCATATATCGAAAAATGAGCAACTTAGACGATTTGGTGAACGAGCGGCAAACCCACTTAAACAGTGGAAGCTAACAGATGAAGACTGGAGAAATCGTGCTAAATGGGACGACTATGAAATGGCTGTAGAAGACATGCTTGACCGCACATCTACTCAAGCAAGTCCTTGGCATGTGGTTGAAGGAGAAGACAAACTTCATGCACGTGTGAAAACGAATCAAGTGGTTGTAAAAGCAATTAAAGATAAAATAGCAATCCTTAGTAACACTTGAATAGAGTTTGGAGTTTCATATACTGTATATTAGACGGGCGTGTTCTCCTTCTTTTGAGGGAAGTTCTCTAAGCCTATCTAATCTTTCTAAAAATTCAACATCGCAATCACATCTAGGTCCCTTGGAGCGGTAACAAAGATCATGTGCTCGACACGCAGCATCTACTGCATTTATTGGACCTTGGGGACCGCTACAACCAGGTCCACACCAATTATACTCAGGGAATAGACATAACCTTGATTTAATGGGAGACCGATAAGGTTTTCTTCTTTTCAACTAAGTTCTCTCCTTACACGGAAATTCTTATTGAAAAAGGTTTCGAGAATAGAAGCTTGAAAAAAATACACCTTCACAAGAGAGAAGGTGTATTCATTGTTCTTACCTGTTACCTAGCTACATACATTCGTTAATAACGGGAGTGTACCTTACTGGATTTACCAGAGAAAAGCGGAAGCTAAAACAACTCCAGTAAGGGCACCTAAGGCAAATGGAACACCAAATCCACCATAACCAAATCCATAAAATCCATAATTAAATCCTCTTGGACCGTCTATCGGCCTTATCCATACATGCGTTCTTGTTACTCTGGTGATTTCTCCTACATGGGATCTGCCATCTCGGCATGTTATACGAACGGGTTTACCATGATATCTGCAGCACACATGATAAAAATCTGGTCCAGACATACATACCCTCCTTTTATTCTATACATGATTGTACCTACTGCTAACTTATGTGAGTTTTTGTATTTTGGATTGGACACGAGCATAGCTTACAGGATAATGGGTAAGTACCTAATTTTGTTTCATCAAAGGAGAGGGCAAGTTGTCCATAATGGAAACGTCTCTATGGTTAAATGATTTTACCAAGGCATGTAAAGGTAATACATTTCACTTAGAAAATCTCTTTCGAATTCAATGTGAAACTTTATGTTATCCTATTGAACAATATGAAAGTGATATACAAGGTGAAGAATTGCAATTTTTTTTATTGCAGTATGGTTTATTTGAACCTGTTGAATATGAGTATTTGGAGCAAACTTTAAAGAATTTAAGTAGAATGCATATCTGGAGTGTAGTTGAAGAGGAATATCATCGTTTAAAAAGGTTGTGGAATGGACCTGAAGTGAATGTGTTCATTTTCCCAATAAAACAGGCTCATCTTCCTGAATGTAAAAGGATAGCTTCTAAAAATGGTGTAACTTATAAGCAATCTATCTTTTTGTTTTTATCCCCATTTCTTGTCTTGAATGAAGTGCGAGCGCTTTTCGCACATGAATACCATCACATATGCAGGTTATCCACTTACAATAAGATGAAAGTTGAACCTGCTCTTAAAGATGTCATCATACTTGAAGGTCTTGCCGAGCATGCAGTAAAACAACTGTATGGAGAGAAATGGTTAGGTCCATGGCATAATCGCTATCCATTTGAAGCAATGAAAGAATTATGGAAACATTATTATTTACCAAATTTAAATATTACTAATGAAAGAGCTCAGTCTATATTTCTATATGGTGAAGAAGGTACATTGTTCCCTAAGTGGATCGGTTATGCAGTAGGATACGAAATTGTTGACTCTTACCATACTAAACAACAGTGTCATTACAAAAAACTTCACACACTGCCAACTGAAGAGTTAATTAGAGGTTCAACATTAGGATCAACATAACAAAATATTGAACATTTGATTTTTTGCATATTGTGAAAAATATATATGTCACTTAAATACAACACCGAAATACACGGTATCCTATATGTGAAGCATACGTTTCTGTTATGTGGGCATGTTTATCCCATATATCATAATCTTCTAGTGTTATATCATTGGATATGTTCATATCAGTTATTTCTGTATTATGAAGACTTGTAATAGTGGGTAAAACTTGAATGTTTGTAAATCCAGATTTGTTTAATTTATCTAACCATTGATCTTCCGTTAATACATGTTGAATTCCGTAAACTTCCTCGATTGTAGATTTGATTTCCTGTTCTAACTCCTGGTTTGCAATCATTTCAATCAACAGACAACATCCTTTTCGTTTAACAACTCTATTTATCTCAGCTAAGGTTTTGGAGATGTCCGTAAAAGCTATAACAGATTCAGCCAAAATCATATCAAATGAAAAATCCTTAAATTCGAGATTCTGTGCATCACCATGAACAATGTGTACTGGCA
This genomic stretch from Pontibacillus yanchengensis harbors:
- a CDS encoding class I SAM-dependent methyltransferase; protein product: MSNDYLDILAKFGIGGAHPGGLPLTKQIFAMENIHPDMKVLDLGCGTGQTAEYISTTFGCEVTALDNHPLMVQKANNRFDTTSLPVHIVHGDAQNLEFKDFSFDMILAESVIAFTDISKTLAEINRVVKRKGCCLLIEMIANQELEQEIKSTIEEVYGIQHVLTEDQWLDKLNKSGFTNIQVLPTITSLHNTEITDMNISNDITLEDYDIWDKHAHITETYASHIGYRVFRCCI
- a CDS encoding DUF2268 domain-containing protein is translated as METSLWLNDFTKACKGNTFHLENLFRIQCETLCYPIEQYESDIQGEELQFFLLQYGLFEPVEYEYLEQTLKNLSRMHIWSVVEEEYHRLKRLWNGPEVNVFIFPIKQAHLPECKRIASKNGVTYKQSIFLFLSPFLVLNEVRALFAHEYHHICRLSTYNKMKVEPALKDVIILEGLAEHAVKQLYGEKWLGPWHNRYPFEAMKELWKHYYLPNLNITNERAQSIFLYGEEGTLFPKWIGYAVGYEIVDSYHTKQQCHYKKLHTLPTEELIRGSTLGST
- a CDS encoding DMT family transporter, producing the protein MQWVMMLLIFIGGIAVSVQSSVNGGLGQKVGVFEGAFVSFLVGTVALFLIMLFFGKGNLLQVFQVPKWQLLGGLLGAFYVSTMVLAVPRVGVGAAIFTLITAQLITSSLIDHFGWLGMKQIPLDWQRIAGMGLMIVAILLYTKR
- a CDS encoding phospholipase is translated as MKRRKPYRSPIKSRLCLFPEYNWCGPGCSGPQGPINAVDAACRAHDLCYRSKGPRCDCDVEFLERLDRLRELPSKEGEHARLIYSI
- a CDS encoding Gfo/Idh/MocA family oxidoreductase, translated to MIYTVCIIGAGNIAQEHLEALKNLEEVRAVAIADKEYDKVKRASSLFHVNGYTDYKEMIKQECPDITIITLPHFLHKESAVFCAEQKSHILLEKPMALTVWECKEIIKATEKNGVKLMVGHTQHYFIENIVSRKIIQSRELGELVQINESRHMHYFTPERPKWFLEKEKAGGGVMMNLGAHSVDKILWMTDSFISTVRATLTYHSKYDVDASALVWAETSTNIPITISISGYKGARQHVTELIFKNGMVKVEVGKGVWIAKDDHYETFPLPEQLPVFQGQILDLVEAIKGKQDLELDGGYGVSIVQVLESIYQSDALKKPIQVKNQ
- a CDS encoding polyphosphate kinase 2 family protein encodes the protein MLENVDLTLQISDKKQYKKELKQSQLELLKLQRSLIDNQIGCLIVCEGWDASGKGGAIKRLTSGLDPRGFDVHSIGAPSINEKRHHYLKRFWTKVPPYGKITIFDRSWYGRVLVERVENLATSAEWFRAFQEINQFENMLTEDRYVVVKLWFHISKNEQLRRFGERAANPLKQWKLTDEDWRNRAKWDDYEMAVEDMLDRTSTQASPWHVVEGEDKLHARVKTNQVVVKAIKDKIAILSNT